One Accipiter gentilis chromosome 11, bAccGen1.1, whole genome shotgun sequence DNA window includes the following coding sequences:
- the SBF1 gene encoding myotubularin-related protein 5 isoform X4: MARLADYFVLVGYDPGKRGSGDGQGQILQRFPEKDWEDNPFPQGIELFCQPSGWQLFTERNPPTFFVAVLTDINSERHYCACFTFWEAVESAQPQSHPRNGEGEEEEEEPSSPVQPAQLFAPKSLVLVSRLDHAEVFRNSLGLIYTIYVDGLSVSLENVIGNLLTCTIPITGGAQRTISLGAGDRQVIQTPINDSLPVSSCSVALLFRQLGITNVLYLFCAALTEHKILFLSSSYQRLTDACRALLALMFPLKYSFTYVPILPAQLLEVLSTPTPFIIGVHSIFQSETQELLDVVIADLDGGTVNVPECVHISLLPEPLLQQTREALSMVLDPELEVADLAFPPSTISASSLKMQDKEIRAVFLRLFAQLLQGYRWCLHIIRIHPEPVIRFHKAAFLGQRGLTEDDFLTKVLEGMAFAGFVTERGAPYRSIDLFDELVAYEVKRMRAEEGNKQKILRHIKELAEKLYKNENPYPAVTMHKVQKPTEGCHLRLHQKPFPRLDEGTVQWIIDQATAKLQTAPPAVKAEKKCMVPSGPPIAAIMERNGNALANSARRLEVVRNCISYVFENKMLEAKKLFPAVLRAMKGRAARHCLTQELNLHVQQNRAVLDHQQFDFIIRMMNCCLQDCTAMDEHGIAAALLPLVTAFCRKLSPGITQFAYSCVQEHVVWTNIQFWEAMFYCDVQNHIRALYLDNNEENHTDEESTEGPQEAKSALEIASEQLRLWPTMSREKQQELIQKEESTVFSQAIHYANRMSYLLLPLDTSKNRLLRSSGLGDVESVSNSFVTNSIAGSVAESYDTESGFEDAESSDVANYVVRFINRFVDKVCTESGVTNEHLKGLHVMIPDIVQMHIETLDAVHRESKRLPPIQKPKLLRPNLLVGEECVMEGLRVYLMPDGREEAAGGNIGGPPLLPAEGAIFLTTYRIIFKGTPTDPLVGEQVVIRSFPIASLTKEKKINIQAQVDQFIQEGLQLRSCTFQLLKIAFDEEVASDSAEVFRKHLHKLRYPQHVRGTFAFTVGQSPKQAMQPKAKEKNPSLRTLSKNLVKNAKKTIGRQYVTRKKYTPPTWEQRSSQHFPEDNEDEISVSEEMDRSTLTPTTTIKPSDKMTINHLVERACCRDYQRMGLGTLSSSLTRSKNEPFRISTVNRMYAICRSYPGLLIVPQSIQDNTIQRISRCYRQNRFPVVCWRNSRTKAVLLRSGGLHGKGVVGLFKSQNAPTAGPSQTDSTSLEQEKYLQAVINSMPHYADASGRNTLSGFTSAHMSSSDFSDKRQPKLGSLMKQVMGGKDDGPGTISRGGKWGSIRASGRMSSYALNMEIGSRLAGKDLLGAQHNGTPSEASFLRQHRASLYIIGDKSQLKGVKPDPLQHWEVVPIEVFDVRQVKASFKKLMKACVPGCPSNDPSVAYLRSLEESEWLSQIHKILQISVLVVELLDTGSSVLVSLEDGWDITTQVVSLVQLLSDPYYRTLEGFRLLVEKEWLSFGHRFSHRGAQTLAGQSSGFAPIFLQFLDCVHQIHLQFPMEFEFSQYYLKFLSYHYISNRFRTFLLDSDYERIELGLLYEEKGERKSQQVYKSIWDYIDRLNKKAPIFFNYMYAPEDGEVLRPYSNISNLKVWDYYTEETLSEGPSYDWELTQGQPEHVEEADRQDTSAPQTKRKIIWPCYDNRSRVEPDAISKLLEELHNLEMELGQVPERWKDTWDKVKASQRTEARQEGSRTPSSLLMSSSLSHHRRSLGVYLQESGVGSTLNLSLDSDTSSTSTPSSGKQGGRKSTSTLYSQFQMSESENRSYEGSLYKKGAFMKPWKPRWFVLDKTKHQLRYYDSRMDTECKGVIDLAEVESITPGTPTMGAPKTVDEKAFFDLKTTKRVYNFCAQDVQLAQQWIDRIQSCLSDA, translated from the exons CGGACTGAGTGTGTCCTTGGAGAATGTTATTGGGAACCTCCTGACGTGTACCATCCCCATCACCGGGGGAGCTCAG aGGACGATCTCTCTGGGagcaggggacaggcaggtgaTCCAGACACCCATCAATGACTCGCTTCCCGTCAGCAGCTGCAGTGTGGCCCTGCTCTTCCGCCAGCTTG gCATCACCAATGTGCTGTATCTCTTCTGTGCAGCGCTTACTGAACACAAGATCCTGTTTCTCTCCAGCAGTTACCAGAGGCTGACGGATGCCTGCCGGGCTCTCCTTGCGCTTATGTTCCCCCTCAAGTACAG TTTCACGTACGTGCCCATCTTGCCTGCACAGCTCCTTGAGGTACTGAGCACGCCAACACCCTTCATTATCGGAGTCCACTCCATCTTCCAGTCAGAGACGCAGGAGCTG CTGGATGTTGTTATCGCAGACCTCGATGGCGGGACCGTGAATGTCCCTGAGTGTGTACATATCTCCCTGCTCCCCGAACCTTTACTCCAGCAGACCCGGGAAGCCCTCTCCATG GTCTTGGACCCAGAGCTGGAGGTGGCAGATCTCGCATTCCCCCCTTCAACGATTTCTGCTTCTTCTCTCAAAATGCAG GATAAGGAGATCCGTGCTGTCTTCCTCCGCTTGTTCGCGCAGCTGCTTCAGGGCTATCGTTGGTGTCTGCACATTATCCGCATCCATCCTGAGCCAGTCATCCGATTCCATAAG GCAGCCTTCCTTGGGCAGAGGGGGCTGACGGAGGATGACTTCCTCACCAAGGTGCTGGAGGGCATGGCGTTTGCTGGCTTCGTGACTGAGCGGGGGGCCCCGTACCGCTCAATCGACCTGTTTGATGAG CTTGTGGCTTATGAAGTGAAGCGCATGCGTGCAGAAGAGGGGAACAAGCAGAAAATACTGCGGCACATCAAGGAGCTGGCGGAGAAACTTTACAAAAAC GAGAACCCCTACCCTGCGGTGACCATGCACAAGGTGCAGAAGCCCACGGAAGGCTGTCACCTGCGCCTCCACCAGAAGCCTTTTCCCCGTTTGGATGAGGGGACAGTGCAATGGATCATCGACCAGGCCACTGCCAAGCTGCAGACGGCTCCACCTGCTGTGAAGGCGGAGAAGAAATGCATGGTGCCATCAGGACCCCCCATCG CTGCCATCATGGAGCGCAACGGCAATGCCCTGGCCAACAGTGCCCGTCGCCTGGAGGTCGTCAGGAACTGCATCTCTTATGTCTTTGAGAACAAGATGCTAGAAGCCAAAAAG TTATTCCCTGCTGTACTGCGTGCCATGAAGGGCCGAGCAGCCAGGCACTGCCTGACCCAGGAGCTGAACCTGCATGTGCAGCAGAACCGGGCAGTGCTGGATCACCAGCAGTTTGATTTCATAATCCGCATGATGAACTGCTGTTTGCAG GACTGCACTGCCATGGATGAGCATGGGATTGCAGCCGCTCTCTTGCCACTGGTCACCGCTTTCTGCCGA AAACTGAGCCCGGGCATCACGCAGTTTGCCTACAGCTGTGTGCAGGAGCATGTGGTGTGGACCAACATCCAGTTCTGGGAGGCCATGTTCTACTGCGATGTGCAGAACCACATCCGAGCCTTGTACCTGGACAACAACGAGGAGAACCACACAGATGAG GAGAGCACAGAGGGGCCACAGGAAGCCAAGTCTGCCCTGGAGATAGCATCAGAGCAGCTGAGGCTCTGGCCCACCATGAGCCGAGAGAAACAGCAGGAGCTGATCCAGAAGGAGGAGAGCACTGTTTTCAGCCAGGCCATCCACTACGCCAACCGCATGAGCTACCTGCTGCTGCCTCTCGACACCAGCAAGAACCGCCTGCTACGCAGCTCTGGGCTGGGGGACGTGGAGAGCGTCAGCAACAGCTTTGTCACCAACAG CATCGCTGGCAGCGTGGCTGAGAGCTATGACACAGAAAGTGGATTTGAGGATGCAGAGAGTTCCGATGTGGCCAACTACGTGGTGCGATTCATCAACCGCTTTGTGGACAAAGTCTGCACAGAGAGTGGAGTCACCAATGAGCACCTCAAGGGGCTGCATGTCATGATCCCTG ATATTGTGCAGATGCACATAGAGACGCTGGATGCCGTGCACAGGGAGAGCAAGAGGCTTCCTCCCATCCAGAAG CCAAAGCTGCTGCGCCCCAACCTGTTGGTGGGTGAGGAGTGTGTGATGGAAGGGCTCCGCGTGTACCTCATGCCTGATGGACGGGAAGAAGCTGCTGGAGGGAATATTGGTGGTCCACCTCTCCTCCCCGCAGAAGGAGCCATCTTCCTCACCACTTACCGCATCATCTTCAAAGGCACTCCCACAGACCCTCTGG TGGGGGAGCAGGTGGTGATCCGATCCTTCCCCATTGCCTCGCTGACCAAAGAGAAGAAGATCAATATCCAGGCCCAGGTGGATCAGTTCATCCAGGAGGGCTTGCAGCTGCGCTCGTGCACattccag TTGCTGAAGATTGCCTTCGATGAGGAGGTGGCTTCAGACAGTGCTGAGGTCTTCAGGAAGCACCTGCACAAGCTGCGCTACCCCCAGCACGTGCGTGGCACCTTCGCCTTCACCGTGGGCCAGTCACCCAAGCAAGCCATGCAGCCCAAGGCCAAGGAGAAGAACCCCTCGCTCAG GACGCTCTCCAAAAACCTGGTGAAAAATGCCAAGAAAACAATCGGCCGCCAGTACGTGACGCGAAAGAAATACACACCGCCCACGTGGGAGCAGCGGAGCAGCCAGCACTTCCCAGAGGACAACGAGGATGAGATCTCAG TGTCTGAAGAGATGGACAGAAGCACTttgacccccaccaccaccatcaaaCCTTCGGACAAGATGACCATCAACCACCTGGTGGAGCGAGCCTGCTGCCGCGACTACCAGCGGATGGGGCTGGGCACCCTCAGCAGTAGTCTCACCCGCTCCAAGAACGAGCCCTTCCGCATCTCCACCGTGAACCGCATGTACGCCATTTGCCGGAG CTACCCCGGGCTGCTCATCGTGCCACAGAGCATCCAGGACAACACGATCCAGCGGATCTCCCGCTGCTACCGCCAGAACCGCTTCCCCGTGGTGTGCTGGCGAAACTCCCGCACCAAGGCCGTGCTGCTGCGCTCGGGGGGGCTGCATGGCAAGGGCGTCGTGGGCCTCTTCAAGTCCCAGAATGCACCCACCGCAG GACCCTCGCAGACGGACTCCACCAGTTTGGAGCAGGAGAAGTACCTGCAGGCCGTGATCAACTCCATGCCGCACTACGCCGACGCCAGCGGGCGCAACACGCTCAGTGGCTTCACCTCCGCGCACATGAGCAGCTCAG ATTTCTCCGACAAGAGACAGCCTAAGCTGGGATCGCTCATGAAGCAGGTGATGGGAGGGAAGGACGATGGGCCCGGTACTATTAGCCGCGGAG GCAAGTGGGGCAGCATCCGAGCCAGCGGGCGCATGAGCAGCTATGCCCTGAACATGGAGATTGGGTCGCGCCTGGCTGGGAAAGACCTGCTGGGTGCCCAGCACAACGGTACGCCCTCGGAGGCCAGCTTTCTGCGCCAGCACCGGGCCTCGCTCTACATCATTGGGGACAAGTCACAGCTGAAG GGGGTGAAACCGGACCCACTGCAGCACTGGGAGGTGGTTCCCATCGAGGTGTTCGACGTGCGGCAAGTGAAGGCCAGCTTCAAGAAGCTGATGAAGGCCTGCGTGCCCGGCTGCCCCTCCAATGACCCCAGCGTCGCCTACTTGCGGTCCCTGGAGGAGTCTGAGTGGCTGTCTCAG ATCCATAAGATACTGCAGATTTCGGTGTTGGTGGTGGAGCTTCTGGACACGGGCTCCTCTGTGCTGGTCAGCCTGGAGGACGGCTGGGATATTACCACACAG GTGGTCTCCTTGGTGCAGCTGCTGTCGGACCCCTATTACCGGACGCTGGAGGGCTTCCGCCTGCTCGTGGAGAAGGAGTGGCTGTCCTTTGGGCACCGCTTCAGCCACCGCGGAGCCCAGACCCTTGCCGGCCAGAGCAGTGGTTTTGCCCCCATCTTCCTGCAGTTCCTGGACTGCGTACATCAG ATCCACCTGCAGTTCCCCATGGAGTTTGAGTTCAGCCAGTACTACCTGAAGTTCCTCAGCTACCACTACATTTCCAACCGTTTCCGGACGTTCCTGCTGGACTCTGACTACGAGCGCATCGAGCTGG GACTCCTTTATGAGGAGAAAGGTGAGCGGAAGAGCCAGCAGGTCTACAAGTCCATCTGGGATTACATCGACCGGCTCAACAAGAAAGCCCCTATCTTCTTCAACTACATGTATGCTCCTGAGGATGGGGAG GTGCTAAGGCCCTACAGCAACATTTCCAACCTGAAGGTATGGGACTACTATACAGAGGAGACGCTTTCTGAGGGCCCCTCCTATGACTGGGAGCTGACGCAGGGGCAGCCGGAGCACGTGGAGGAGGCAGATCGGCAGGACACCAGTGCCCCCCAGACAAAGCGCAAGATCATCTGGCCGTGCTATGACAACCGCAGCCGCGTGGAGCCCGATGCCATCTCCAAACTGCTGGAG GAGCTGCACAACCTGGAGATGGAGCTGGGGCAGGTCCCGGAGCGCTGGAAGGACACGTGGGACAAGGTGAAAGCTTCCCAGCGCACCGAGGCACGGCAGGAGGGCAGCCGG acccccagctccctgctgatgtcctccagcctctcccaccaccgGCGCTCGCTGGGTGTGTACCTGCAGGAGAGCGGTGTAGGCTCTACCCTCAACCTCAGCCTCGACAGCGACACCAGCAGCACCTCCACACCCTCCAGTGGGAAGCAGGGCGGCCGCAAGAGCACCAGCACGCTCTACAGCCAGTTCCAGATGTCGGAAAGCGAGAACAG GTCCTATGAGGGGTCGCTGTACAAGAAGGGAGCCTTCATGAAACCGTGGAAGCCTCGCTGGTTCGTGCTGGATAAAACTAAACATCAG CTGCGGTACTACGACAGCCGGATGGACACGGAGTGCAAAGGAGTCATTGACCTGGCTGAGGTGGAGTCCATCACCCCAGGAACCCCCACCATGGGGGCCCCCAAGACAGTGGATGAGAAAGCCTTCTTCGAT CTGAAGACGACGAAACGAGTTTACAATTTCTGCGCCCAGGATGTGCAGCTAGCCCAGCAGTGGATCGACCGCATCCAGAGCTGCTTGTCGGACGCGTGA
- the SBF1 gene encoding myotubularin-related protein 5 isoform X3, whose product MARLADYFVLVGYDPGKRGSGDGQGQILQRFPEKDWEDNPFPQGIELFCQPSGWQLFTERNPPTFFVAVLTDINSERHYCACFTFWEAVESAQPQSHPRNGEGEEEEEEPSSPVQPAQLFAPKSLVLVSRLDHAEVFRNSLGLIYTIYVDGLSVSLENVIGNLLTCTIPITGGAQRTISLGAGDRQVIQTPINDSLPVSSCSVALLFRQLGITNVLYLFCAALTEHKILFLSSSYQRLTDACRALLALMFPLKYSFTYVPILPAQLLEVLSTPTPFIIGVHSIFQSETQELLDVVIADLDGGTVNVPECVHISLLPEPLLQQTREALSMVLDPELEVADLAFPPSTISASSLKMQDKEIRAVFLRLFAQLLQGYRWCLHIIRIHPEPVIRFHKAAFLGQRGLTEDDFLTKVLEGMAFAGFVTERGAPYRSIDLFDELVAYEVKRMRAEEGNKQKILRHIKELAEKLYKNENPYPAVTMHKVQKPTEGCHLRLHQKPFPRLDEGTVQWIIDQATAKLQTAPPAVKAEKKCMVPSGPPIAAIMERNGNALANSARRLEVVRNCISYVFENKMLEAKKLFPAVLRAMKGRAARHCLTQELNLHVQQNRAVLDHQQFDFIIRMMNCCLQDCTAMDEHGIAAALLPLVTAFCRKLSPGITQFAYSCVQEHVVWTNIQFWEAMFYCDVQNHIRALYLDNNEENHTDEESTEGPQEAKSALEIASEQLRLWPTMSREKQQELIQKEESTVFSQAIHYANRMSYLLLPLDTSKNRLLRSSGLGDVESVSNSFVTNSIAGSVAESYDTESGFEDAESSDVANYVVRFINRFVDKVCTESGVTNEHLKGLHVMIPDIVQMHIETLDAVHRESKRLPPIQKPKLLRPNLLVGEECVMEGLRVYLMPDGREEAAGGNIGGPPLLPAEGAIFLTTYRIIFKGTPTDPLVGEQVVIRSFPIASLTKEKKINIQAQVDQFIQEGLQLRSCTFQLLKIAFDEEVASDSAEVFRKHLHKLRYPQHVRGTFAFTVGQSPKQAMQPKAKEKNPSLRTLSKNLVKNAKKTIGRQYVTRKKYTPPTWEQRSSQHFPEDNEDEISVSEEMDRSTLTPTTTIKPSDKMTINHLVERACCRDYQRMGLGTLSSSLTRSKNEPFRISTVNRMYAICRSYPGLLIVPQSIQDNTIQRISRCYRQNRFPVVCWRNSRTKAVLLRSGGLHGKGVVGLFKSQNAPTAGPSQTDSTSLEQEKYLQAVINSMPHYADASGRNTLSGFTSAHMSSSGKWGSIRASGRMSSYALNMEIGSRLAGKDLLGAQHNGTPSEASFLRQHRASLYIIGDKSQLKGVKPDPLQHWEVVPIEVFDVRQVKASFKKLMKACVPGCPSNDPSVAYLRSLEESEWLSQIHKILQISVLVVELLDTGSSVLVSLEDGWDITTQVVSLVQLLSDPYYRTLEGFRLLVEKEWLSFGHRFSHRGAQTLAGQSSGFAPIFLQFLDCVHQIHLQFPMEFEFSQYYLKFLSYHYISNRFRTFLLDSDYERIELGLLYEEKGERKSQQVYKSIWDYIDRLNKKAPIFFNYMYAPEDGEVLRPYSNISNLKVWDYYTEETLSEGPSYDWELTQGQPEHVEEADRQDTSAPQTKRKIIWPCYDNRSRVEPDAISKLLEELHNLEMELGQVPERWKDTWDKVKASQRTEARQEGSRTPSSLLMSSSLSHHRRSLGVYLQESGVGSTLNLSLDSDTSSTSTPSSGKQGGRKSTSTLYSQFQMSESENRSYEGSLYKKGAFMKPWKPRWFVLDKTKHQLRYYDSRMDTECKGVIDLAEVESITPGTPTMGAPKTVDEKAFFDLKTTKRVYNFCAQDVQLAQQWIDRIQSCLSDA is encoded by the exons CGGACTGAGTGTGTCCTTGGAGAATGTTATTGGGAACCTCCTGACGTGTACCATCCCCATCACCGGGGGAGCTCAG aGGACGATCTCTCTGGGagcaggggacaggcaggtgaTCCAGACACCCATCAATGACTCGCTTCCCGTCAGCAGCTGCAGTGTGGCCCTGCTCTTCCGCCAGCTTG gCATCACCAATGTGCTGTATCTCTTCTGTGCAGCGCTTACTGAACACAAGATCCTGTTTCTCTCCAGCAGTTACCAGAGGCTGACGGATGCCTGCCGGGCTCTCCTTGCGCTTATGTTCCCCCTCAAGTACAG TTTCACGTACGTGCCCATCTTGCCTGCACAGCTCCTTGAGGTACTGAGCACGCCAACACCCTTCATTATCGGAGTCCACTCCATCTTCCAGTCAGAGACGCAGGAGCTG CTGGATGTTGTTATCGCAGACCTCGATGGCGGGACCGTGAATGTCCCTGAGTGTGTACATATCTCCCTGCTCCCCGAACCTTTACTCCAGCAGACCCGGGAAGCCCTCTCCATG GTCTTGGACCCAGAGCTGGAGGTGGCAGATCTCGCATTCCCCCCTTCAACGATTTCTGCTTCTTCTCTCAAAATGCAG GATAAGGAGATCCGTGCTGTCTTCCTCCGCTTGTTCGCGCAGCTGCTTCAGGGCTATCGTTGGTGTCTGCACATTATCCGCATCCATCCTGAGCCAGTCATCCGATTCCATAAG GCAGCCTTCCTTGGGCAGAGGGGGCTGACGGAGGATGACTTCCTCACCAAGGTGCTGGAGGGCATGGCGTTTGCTGGCTTCGTGACTGAGCGGGGGGCCCCGTACCGCTCAATCGACCTGTTTGATGAG CTTGTGGCTTATGAAGTGAAGCGCATGCGTGCAGAAGAGGGGAACAAGCAGAAAATACTGCGGCACATCAAGGAGCTGGCGGAGAAACTTTACAAAAAC GAGAACCCCTACCCTGCGGTGACCATGCACAAGGTGCAGAAGCCCACGGAAGGCTGTCACCTGCGCCTCCACCAGAAGCCTTTTCCCCGTTTGGATGAGGGGACAGTGCAATGGATCATCGACCAGGCCACTGCCAAGCTGCAGACGGCTCCACCTGCTGTGAAGGCGGAGAAGAAATGCATGGTGCCATCAGGACCCCCCATCG CTGCCATCATGGAGCGCAACGGCAATGCCCTGGCCAACAGTGCCCGTCGCCTGGAGGTCGTCAGGAACTGCATCTCTTATGTCTTTGAGAACAAGATGCTAGAAGCCAAAAAG TTATTCCCTGCTGTACTGCGTGCCATGAAGGGCCGAGCAGCCAGGCACTGCCTGACCCAGGAGCTGAACCTGCATGTGCAGCAGAACCGGGCAGTGCTGGATCACCAGCAGTTTGATTTCATAATCCGCATGATGAACTGCTGTTTGCAG GACTGCACTGCCATGGATGAGCATGGGATTGCAGCCGCTCTCTTGCCACTGGTCACCGCTTTCTGCCGA AAACTGAGCCCGGGCATCACGCAGTTTGCCTACAGCTGTGTGCAGGAGCATGTGGTGTGGACCAACATCCAGTTCTGGGAGGCCATGTTCTACTGCGATGTGCAGAACCACATCCGAGCCTTGTACCTGGACAACAACGAGGAGAACCACACAGATGAG GAGAGCACAGAGGGGCCACAGGAAGCCAAGTCTGCCCTGGAGATAGCATCAGAGCAGCTGAGGCTCTGGCCCACCATGAGCCGAGAGAAACAGCAGGAGCTGATCCAGAAGGAGGAGAGCACTGTTTTCAGCCAGGCCATCCACTACGCCAACCGCATGAGCTACCTGCTGCTGCCTCTCGACACCAGCAAGAACCGCCTGCTACGCAGCTCTGGGCTGGGGGACGTGGAGAGCGTCAGCAACAGCTTTGTCACCAACAG CATCGCTGGCAGCGTGGCTGAGAGCTATGACACAGAAAGTGGATTTGAGGATGCAGAGAGTTCCGATGTGGCCAACTACGTGGTGCGATTCATCAACCGCTTTGTGGACAAAGTCTGCACAGAGAGTGGAGTCACCAATGAGCACCTCAAGGGGCTGCATGTCATGATCCCTG ATATTGTGCAGATGCACATAGAGACGCTGGATGCCGTGCACAGGGAGAGCAAGAGGCTTCCTCCCATCCAGAAG CCAAAGCTGCTGCGCCCCAACCTGTTGGTGGGTGAGGAGTGTGTGATGGAAGGGCTCCGCGTGTACCTCATGCCTGATGGACGGGAAGAAGCTGCTGGAGGGAATATTGGTGGTCCACCTCTCCTCCCCGCAGAAGGAGCCATCTTCCTCACCACTTACCGCATCATCTTCAAAGGCACTCCCACAGACCCTCTGG TGGGGGAGCAGGTGGTGATCCGATCCTTCCCCATTGCCTCGCTGACCAAAGAGAAGAAGATCAATATCCAGGCCCAGGTGGATCAGTTCATCCAGGAGGGCTTGCAGCTGCGCTCGTGCACattccag TTGCTGAAGATTGCCTTCGATGAGGAGGTGGCTTCAGACAGTGCTGAGGTCTTCAGGAAGCACCTGCACAAGCTGCGCTACCCCCAGCACGTGCGTGGCACCTTCGCCTTCACCGTGGGCCAGTCACCCAAGCAAGCCATGCAGCCCAAGGCCAAGGAGAAGAACCCCTCGCTCAG GACGCTCTCCAAAAACCTGGTGAAAAATGCCAAGAAAACAATCGGCCGCCAGTACGTGACGCGAAAGAAATACACACCGCCCACGTGGGAGCAGCGGAGCAGCCAGCACTTCCCAGAGGACAACGAGGATGAGATCTCAG TGTCTGAAGAGATGGACAGAAGCACTttgacccccaccaccaccatcaaaCCTTCGGACAAGATGACCATCAACCACCTGGTGGAGCGAGCCTGCTGCCGCGACTACCAGCGGATGGGGCTGGGCACCCTCAGCAGTAGTCTCACCCGCTCCAAGAACGAGCCCTTCCGCATCTCCACCGTGAACCGCATGTACGCCATTTGCCGGAG CTACCCCGGGCTGCTCATCGTGCCACAGAGCATCCAGGACAACACGATCCAGCGGATCTCCCGCTGCTACCGCCAGAACCGCTTCCCCGTGGTGTGCTGGCGAAACTCCCGCACCAAGGCCGTGCTGCTGCGCTCGGGGGGGCTGCATGGCAAGGGCGTCGTGGGCCTCTTCAAGTCCCAGAATGCACCCACCGCAG GACCCTCGCAGACGGACTCCACCAGTTTGGAGCAGGAGAAGTACCTGCAGGCCGTGATCAACTCCATGCCGCACTACGCCGACGCCAGCGGGCGCAACACGCTCAGTGGCTTCACCTCCGCGCACATGAGCAGCTCAG GCAAGTGGGGCAGCATCCGAGCCAGCGGGCGCATGAGCAGCTATGCCCTGAACATGGAGATTGGGTCGCGCCTGGCTGGGAAAGACCTGCTGGGTGCCCAGCACAACGGTACGCCCTCGGAGGCCAGCTTTCTGCGCCAGCACCGGGCCTCGCTCTACATCATTGGGGACAAGTCACAGCTGAAG GGGGTGAAACCGGACCCACTGCAGCACTGGGAGGTGGTTCCCATCGAGGTGTTCGACGTGCGGCAAGTGAAGGCCAGCTTCAAGAAGCTGATGAAGGCCTGCGTGCCCGGCTGCCCCTCCAATGACCCCAGCGTCGCCTACTTGCGGTCCCTGGAGGAGTCTGAGTGGCTGTCTCAG ATCCATAAGATACTGCAGATTTCGGTGTTGGTGGTGGAGCTTCTGGACACGGGCTCCTCTGTGCTGGTCAGCCTGGAGGACGGCTGGGATATTACCACACAG GTGGTCTCCTTGGTGCAGCTGCTGTCGGACCCCTATTACCGGACGCTGGAGGGCTTCCGCCTGCTCGTGGAGAAGGAGTGGCTGTCCTTTGGGCACCGCTTCAGCCACCGCGGAGCCCAGACCCTTGCCGGCCAGAGCAGTGGTTTTGCCCCCATCTTCCTGCAGTTCCTGGACTGCGTACATCAG ATCCACCTGCAGTTCCCCATGGAGTTTGAGTTCAGCCAGTACTACCTGAAGTTCCTCAGCTACCACTACATTTCCAACCGTTTCCGGACGTTCCTGCTGGACTCTGACTACGAGCGCATCGAGCTGG GACTCCTTTATGAGGAGAAAGGTGAGCGGAAGAGCCAGCAGGTCTACAAGTCCATCTGGGATTACATCGACCGGCTCAACAAGAAAGCCCCTATCTTCTTCAACTACATGTATGCTCCTGAGGATGGGGAG GTGCTAAGGCCCTACAGCAACATTTCCAACCTGAAGGTATGGGACTACTATACAGAGGAGACGCTTTCTGAGGGCCCCTCCTATGACTGGGAGCTGACGCAGGGGCAGCCGGAGCACGTGGAGGAGGCAGATCGGCAGGACACCAGTGCCCCCCAGACAAAGCGCAAGATCATCTGGCCGTGCTATGACAACCGCAGCCGCGTGGAGCCCGATGCCATCTCCAAACTGCTGGAG GAGCTGCACAACCTGGAGATGGAGCTGGGGCAGGTCCCGGAGCGCTGGAAGGACACGTGGGACAAGGTGAAAGCTTCCCAGCGCACCGAGGCACGGCAGGAGGGCAGCCGG acccccagctccctgctgatgtcctccagcctctcccaccaccgGCGCTCGCTGGGTGTGTACCTGCAGGAGAGCGGTGTAGGCTCTACCCTCAACCTCAGCCTCGACAGCGACACCAGCAGCACCTCCACACCCTCCAGTGGGAAGCAGGGCGGCCGCAAGAGCACCAGCACGCTCTACAGCCAGTTCCAGATGTCGGAAAGCGAGAACAG GTCCTATGAGGGGTCGCTGTACAAGAAGGGAGCCTTCATGAAACCGTGGAAGCCTCGCTGGTTCGTGCTGGATAAAACTAAACATCAG CTGCGGTACTACGACAGCCGGATGGACACGGAGTGCAAAGGAGTCATTGACCTGGCTGAGGTGGAGTCCATCACCCCAGGAACCCCCACCATGGGGGCCCCCAAGACAGTGGATGAGAAAGCCTTCTTCGAT CTGAAGACGACGAAACGAGTTTACAATTTCTGCGCCCAGGATGTGCAGCTAGCCCAGCAGTGGATCGACCGCATCCAGAGCTGCTTGTCGGACGCGTGA